One window of Manihot esculenta cultivar AM560-2 chromosome 17, M.esculenta_v8, whole genome shotgun sequence genomic DNA carries:
- the LOC110605355 gene encoding probable LRR receptor-like serine/threonine-protein kinase At3g47570, which translates to MAASSLPDKTFWYIIPVLFSHCFMAMAVTNLSTDESALLALKAHITDDPHNLLTHNWSSTTSVCNWIGISCGSRHRRVIALNLTNMGLRGSIPPQLGNLSFLGYLIASGNDFQGRLPGELSQLRRLKFINFKENNLGGNLPSWFANLTSLVSLSLTNNSFVGTIPEEIGNLANLRILDLQQNQLSGAIPKSIFNMSSLENLALTFNHLSGSLPLPNDIDLCHGLPKLEGLYLSSNQLIGQIPSMTECNSLDQVLSLSVNRFTGSIPTGTGNLTSLSQLWLGSNFLTGSMPHELSQLRNLEVLSTPKNSLSGFIPPAIFNLSKLKVLEVSNNQLSGNLPSSILLPNIEYFIVAVNNFTGRIPSSISNSSQLIVLYTYNNSFSGLIPNLGSLRMLQRLDITFNNLTADLGFFPSLTSCTYLDTLSLSFNPLNVVLPVSIGNMSALQYFIAGECNIKGSIPVQIGNLSTIVQVELSSNKLTGSIPSVSRRLKQLQGLSLSGNQLQGAIPSDICGLESLDYLFLNSNRLSGQIPTCLSNLTSMRKLYLQNNNLGSAIPLSFWSLTFLLEVRLHSNSLNGSLPLDIGNLKVLVYMDLSRNQLTGAVPSGIGGLKDLQYLSLAENSFQGSIPESIGGLVSLTSLNLSANNLSGVIPKSLEALSNLKSFNVSSNRLHGEIPRGGPFVNFSAQSFMFNDALCGLTRFQVPPCESIAHRKSKAGNVRLLKYILPAVAFVILVIGFTIIFIKHRKKRNSKPENQESGDMLPMATWRRISFLELQQATDGFSDYNLLGTGSFGSVFRGTLSDGTNIAAKVFNLQVEGVLKSFDSECEVMSKIRHRNLVKIITSCCSIDFKALILEFMPNGSLDKWLYSHNYFLDLLQRLNIMIDIASALEYLHSCSSPIIHCDLKPSNVLLDGDMVAHVGDFGIAKLLSGGDSICMTQTLTLATIGYMAPEYGQAGIVSTKGDVYSFGILMMETFTRKRPTDEMFSEEMNITQWVKRSMPDAIIEVVDSNLLRVGDEEINTIISILQLALHCSGDLPEERLKMKDVLSSLEKIRTHFLKEFHTVGNRN; encoded by the exons ATGGCAGCCTCCTCGTTGCCTGACAAAACATTCTGGTATATTATCCCAGTGTTGTTTTCACATTGTTTCATGGCTATGGCTGTGACCAACTTGAGCACAGACGAATCTGCTCTTCTTGCTTTAAAAGCTCATATAACAGACGACCCTCATAATCTCTTGACACACAATTGGTCCAGCACTACCTCTGTCTGCAACTGGATTGGCATCTCATGTGGCTCTCGCCATAGAAGAGTGATAGCTTTGAATCTTACAAACATGGGTCTTCGAGGCAGCATTCCACCGCAGCTTGGAAACCTCTCCTTCTTGGGCTACCTTATCGCAAGTGGCAACGATTTTCAAGGTCGTCTGCCAGGAGAGCTATCCCAGTTGCGGCGATTGAAATTTATCAATTTCAAAGAAAATAACTTGGGAGGAAATCTTCCATCTTGGTTCGCAAACTTAACTTCACTTGTATCCTTGAGTCTCACTAATAACAGTTTCGTTGGAACCATCCCAGAAGAAATTGGTAATCTTGCCAACCTTAGGATACTCGACTTGCAGCAGAACCAGCTTTCAGGGGCAATACCTAAGAGCATCTTCAACATGTCTTCATTAGAAAATCTTGCTTTGACATTTAATCACCTCTCTGGTAGTCTGCCTCTACCAAATGATATTGACTTGTGCCATGGACTTCCAAAACTGGAAGGGCTTTACCTGTCTTCTAATCAGTTGATTGGCCAAATTCCATCGATGACGGAGTGCAACAGCCTTGATCAAGTCTTATCCTTGTCTGTCAATCGTTTCACAGGTAGCATCCCAACAGGCACTGGAAATTTAACCAGCCTGAGTCAACTATGGCTTGGTTCAAATTTCCTAACAG GTTCAATGCCACATGAGTTGAGCCAACTAAGAAATCTGGAGGTTTTGAGCACGCCAAAGAACAGTTTGAGCGGCTTCATCCCTCCTGCAATTTTCAATCTCTCGAAGCTGAAAGTCCTTGAGGTTTCCAATAATCAACTTTCTGGCAACCTCCCATCAAGCATATTGCTTCCAAATATTGAGTATTTCATTGTAGCGGTTAACAACTTCACAGGCAGAATCCCCAGCTCTATCTCCAATTCTTCTCAACTCATCGTACTATATACCTATAATAATTCATTCTCTGGTCTTATTCCCAATCTTGGTTCTCTAAGAATGCTACAGAGGCTTGACATTACGTTCAACAATTTAACTGCTGATTTGGGCTTTTTCCCTTCCTTAACAAGCTGCACATATTTGGATACCTTATCactttccttcaatcccttgaaCGTTGTCCTTCCTGTTTCTATTGGGAATATGTCTGCTCTCCAATATTTTATTGCAGGAGAATGCAATATCAAGGGTAGCATTCCGGTTCAAATTGGTAACTTGAGCACAATTGTGCAAGTGGAACTTTCTTCAAATAAATTGACTGGATCCATACCGTCAGTTTCCAGAAGATTGAAGCAGCTCCAGGGTTTGTCTCTCTCTGGAAACCAGTTACAAGGAGCCATCCCCAGTGATATCTGTGGCTTGGAAAGTTTGGACTACTTGTTCTTAAATAGCAACAGACTTTCTGGACAGATACCCACATGCTTGTCAAATTTAACTTCTATGAGAAAACTTTACTTACAAAACAACAACCTAGGTTCGGCCATACCATTGTCTTTCTGGAGTCTTACATTTCTGTTGGAAGTAAGATTGCATTCAAATTCTTTAAATGGTTCTCTACCACTAGACATTGGAAATTTGAAGGTCCTGGTATACATGGATTTATCAAGAAATCAACTGACAGGTGCTGTTCCGAGTGGAATTGGAGGTCTCAAAGATTTACAGTATCTTTCCTTAGCGGAAAATAGTTTTCAAGGTTCCATTCCAGAGTCAATTGGCGGCTTGGTAAGCTTGACATCGTTGAATCTATCGGCAAACAATCTCTCCGGAGTGATTCCCAAGTCCTTGGAGGCACTTTCAaacctcaaatccttcaatgtgTCTTCAAATAGGTTGCATGGAGAAATCCCACGTGGAGGACCCTTTGTAAACTTCTCTGCCCAATCATTTATGTTCAATGATGCATTGTGTGGTTTGACAAGATTCCAAGTCCCGCCATGTGAATCTATTGCCCATCGAAAATCAAAGGCAGGTAATGTCCGCTTACTGAAATATATATTACCAGCGGTTGCATTTGTTATTCTGGTAATTGGATTCACTATCATATTCATCAAACACCGAAAGAAGAGGAACTCGAAACCAGAGAACCAAGAATCAGGAGATATGTTACCTATGGCAACATGGAGGAGAATTTCCTTTCTGGAACTTCAACAAGCAACAGATGGATTTAGTGATTACAACTTGCTTGGCAcagggagtttcggctctgtatTTAGAGGTACCCTGTCAGATGGGACAAATATTGCTGCTAAGGTTTTCAATTTGCAAGTGGAAGGAGTATTAAAGAGTTTTGATTCTGAATGTGAAGTTATGAGCAAAATTCGCCATCGAAATCTCGTAAAAATCATAACCAGTTGCTGCAGCATTGATTTTAAAGCCTTGATACTAGAGTTCATGCCCAACGGGAGCCTTGACAAGTGGTTATATTCTCACAACTATTTCTTGGATCTCCTGCAGAGGTTAAACATCATGATTGATATTGCATCAGCCCTTGAATATCTCCATTCTTGTTCATCACCGATAATCCACTGTGATTTAAAGCCCAGTAACGTTCTGCTAGATGGAGATATGGTGGCCCATGTGGGTGACTTTGGCATTGCCAAACTCTTGAGTGGAGGAGATAGCATTTGCATGACCCAAACATTGACACTAGCCACGATTGGGTACATGGCACCAG AATATGGACAGGCCGGAATAGTTTCAACAAAAGGCGATGTTTACAGCTTTGGCATTCTAATGATGGAAACCTTTACAAGGAAAAGGCCTACTGATGAAATGTTTTCGGAAGAGATGAACATTACACAGTGGGTTAAACGTTCAATGCCTGATGCAATAATTGAAGTTGTGGATTCAAATTTGTTAAGGGTTGGGGACGAAGAAATAAATACTATAATATCGATATTGCAATTGGCATTGCATTGTTCCGGGGATTTACCAGAAGAAAGGCTGAAAATGAAAGATGTGCTTTCCTCTCTTGAAAAGATCAGAACACACTTTTTGAAGGAGTTCCATACTGTGGGGAATAGAAATTAG